Below is a genomic region from Deinococcus sp. YIM 77859.
CGGATGAACCCGTCCCGGTCGATAAAGACCGTGGTGGGGACAGGCAGGGCGTGGTACCGCCGCGCGATCGCCTGCCCCGGATCGAGCCCGGTCAAGGTGCTGAACGTGAACGCCGCGTCATACCGCCGCAGCTCATCCAGCGTGGCCTGCCCGTGTAGGCTGACGACCACCAGGCCGTGGGTCACGTACTCAAGCTGGTAGTGGCGCAGCAGGCGGTCGTTCTCCCGGCAGACGGCGCAGCCCACGTCGCCGAACTGTACGATGACCGCCTGACCCCGCAACTCGGCCAGGCTCACCCGCTCGCCACCCAAGTCGGTGAAGGTGAAGTTCGGGGCAGGACGCCGCAGGGCACCTGCCCCGCCCCCCGCGTAGGCCGGCAGGGGCGTGGCGAGGCTGACCAAGGCAAGCAGAACGAGCACACGCTTCATGGGATCCTCCGAAGAGCAGCGGGTTCCCTCAGCATAGCCAGTTCCACCCGTGGCGGCGAGCGGGCCGGGGACAGTCTGGTCTCGCGCCCTCGGCCCGTCCCAGGCAGCCCGTCCCCCCTGCGCCTCCGGCAAATGCCTTGCCTGCTTCAGGGCTGGGGGGCCATCACGTACGCCATCCCGCCCGCGTGGTTCAGCCACAACCGCTCGAAGGTGCTGCGGGGATAGATGCGCTTCACGTTGGCATCGCTCGGCGCGGCCGGGTCGTTGACCACCGGATTGCCCTGCGCGTCGAACCCGGTGAGGACCAGTAGGTGCCCGTCTGACCAGGCGAGCGGGGCGCCGGGCAACTCGCCCGCCTTGAACCGCACGCTGACGGCCAGCGGGAGGCCTTGACGGAGGTAGGCTTCCGCATCCCGCAAGCTGCCCAGGCGCGTGACGAACGCCTGCATCCCCTGCGTGCCCGCGTATGCCGTGTTGAAGGGCCAGTTGCCGAAGCCGCCGTACACCGCATCGAAGCTGCCCTTCGCGGCGTCCGGGACACGCACGGGGTTCTTCCAGAAGCCCAGGAGCATGCTGACACTGGTCGGGCTGCACCACACCGGCCCACCATCTGGGTAGATCATCTGCGAGAGTCCCGGCACCTTCAGCATCCGGTTCCAGGCGGCCACCTGCCCCGCCGCGCCCTGATCGCGGAAGCGCAGCGCCGTGTCCGACGTGTTGAAGGACAGCAGCCGCACCTGCGCGCCTGCCCCCACGGTCACCCGGTACTGAAAGGCGTCCGCACGAAAAGGCAGCGTCAGGGTGTCGGTGTTCAGCGTGCCGTCCGCCGTGCGCGTGACCCGGAGGCTCGCCCTTGGTCCACTCGCCCGCCACTCGCCGAAGCTGAAGTACCGGGTCCAGCGGCCATCCGGGCGGCGCACCCGCACCTCGACCATGACGGGGCTGGTGGCGGACCCCGTGACGTTCCAGCTCGGAATCAGCTCGTTAAAGGGCGGCACGGTGACGGCCGCGCTTTCCAGCCGGCCCCCCTGAAGCGGCGGGAGGGCGTGCCAGGTGGCCGGGACGCTGATCTGCGCCTGCGCGGCACGGATGGCGGGCGAGGGCGTGCCGAAGCTGGTCTGCTTCGCGTAGGGGGCGGCGGCCGCGCTCTCGAGCAGCAGACCAGGCAGGAGGATCCAGAAGGGCTTCACGGCCAGAGGCTACCGGGCAGGTGGCTCCGTTGGGTGACCGTGGTGCCCTTCAGGAGGTCCTGTTCACCGTCGTCCTGCGGCTTGCCCCAGGTTCAGCGGTGCAGGCCGCGACGTACCGCTTTGGAGACCTGAATTGGAGAACGGCTCACCAGACCCTGACACGCCTGGGCTGGCGCTTCGTGCGTCAAGCTGCTTATGGGGACCCTGGATGGATACCCGCCGTGGGCCACCCTCAAGGCCGACCTCCTGGGCCGACTGGCCGGGTCCTCCCGGAAGGCGATGGCCTCCCCCGGAGCGGACGAGGCGATCAAGGAGAGCCTGATGCCCCGGTATGGACTGTCGGCCTACCGCCAGATGTCCTTCCGCTTTCCCAGGGGAACAAGGACGTCGCGGCGTCCCTCCTCTGCGCTTGCCTGGTCCTATGCACGCGCTGACCGGCTGGCCTCCTCCCGCGTGTCACGCCCGGACGTCTGACCCAGGAAATGGGGCATACACTGCGCGGGTGCGCCGCCTTGCCGTTCCCGTGCTTGTTGTTCTGGCCGGCCTCGTCGCCCTGTCCGCTCCCGCTGTCCCGGCCCTCATCCGGTACGGCGCGCTGCCACGCCAAGCGGCGGGGCCAGTCACGGTGCTGCTCGCCGGCGTCACACCCCGGTACCAGGAAAATGCCGCGGTCTGGCCGTGGCCGGTGGCCCCGGAGGACTTTACCTTTCTGACGGACACCCTGATCCTCGCGCAGCTCTGGCCGGGCGGCACGGCCAACCTGCTGAGCATTCCACGGGACACCTGGGTCAACCTTCCGGGCCAGGGCCCGGGCAAGATCAACGGGGCCAACGTGAAAGGAGGGCCTGACCTGCTGGTCCGGGCCGTGCAGGAGTTGACGGGTGTGCCGGTGGACGCCTACGTCCTGCTGTCCCTCAATGCCGTGCGGGCCCTCACCGACGCCGCCGGCGGCGTGACGCTGGAGGTGCCCAAGCGCATGAAGTACGACGACAACGCGGGCAAGCTGCACATCGATCTCCAGCCCGGGCGGCAACATCTGAACGGGCAGCAGGCTGAGGGCTTCCTGCGGTTCCGGAAGGACAACCTGGGCGACATCGGGCGGGTCCAGCGGCAGCAGCTCTACCTGACAGCGCTGGTGCGCCGGGTCAAGAACCCGCTGAACTGGTGGCGGCTGCCCGCCATGGTGGGTGCCCTGGACCAGAACACGAAGACGAACCTGACCCGGGCGCAGGTGGGCGCGCTGCTGGGCGCGGCGCTGAGCGGCCTGAAGGTGAACACGCAGACCCTCCCGGGGACCTTTGGGGAGGGCGGCACCTGGGTGGCCGACCATCCCGCACTGCACGCCCTGGTCGAGGCGCGTTTCCGGGACCCGAACGACCCGCGCACGCTGACCGTCGCGGTGGTGAATGTCGGCGCGCCTGACGGCAGCGCGCGCCGCCTCCAGGCAAAGCTGGAAGCCCTGGGCTACCAGAAGGTCATCATCTCCAATGGCCTGCGCGCCAAGGGGCCGACCACCCTCACGGGAAAGGCGGCGGCGGCCGTGTTGCGGGACGTGGGCTCCGGGCGGGTCACGCAGGAGGAAGGTTTGCCCGGCGCGGACGTGACGGTGCGTCTGGGGAACGACGTGGAGGAACAGTGAGTGGGCTGCGGCGGGAATGCCCCTGTTCCGCTGGCTGACGCTTCAAGTGGGACGAAAGAGGTGCAGGGAGAAAACCTTCTGTCGCCCAGGGTCTTGAGCCGCCCAGCGCCGGTTCGGCCGAGTTGGCGGCGTCAGGGAGTTCCCCGGGCGGTGAGCCTGCCGCCCCAGAGCCGGAGGCCCACCAGGGTGAAGAGGCTGAGCAGGACCGGCCACTCCCCGAACCGGACAGCGGGCGTGAGGCGGGCTGTCACGCCAAAGGACGCGGGCAGGGTCGCGGCGACTGCGCGGGGCAGGCGGGCCATGACCCGCCCGGAAGGGGCGATCACCGCCGTCACGCCATCGTTGCCCGCCCGCAGCACCCAGCGGCG
It encodes:
- a CDS encoding TlpA disulfide reductase family protein, with the translated sequence MKRVLVLLALVSLATPLPAYAGGGAGALRRPAPNFTFTDLGGERVSLAELRGQAVIVQFGDVGCAVCRENDRLLRHYQLEYVTHGLVVVSLHGQATLDELRRYDAAFTFSTLTGLDPGQAIARRYHALPVPTTVFIDRDGFIRDVRRGRLDEDELLRSLQGLL
- a CDS encoding peptidase C39 family protein, which produces MKPFWILLPGLLLESAAAAPYAKQTSFGTPSPAIRAAQAQISVPATWHALPPLQGGRLESAAVTVPPFNELIPSWNVTGSATSPVMVEVRVRRPDGRWTRYFSFGEWRASGPRASLRVTRTADGTLNTDTLTLPFRADAFQYRVTVGAGAQVRLLSFNTSDTALRFRDQGAAGQVAAWNRMLKVPGLSQMIYPDGGPVWCSPTSVSMLLGFWKNPVRVPDAAKGSFDAVYGGFGNWPFNTAYAGTQGMQAFVTRLGSLRDAEAYLRQGLPLAVSVRFKAGELPGAPLAWSDGHLLVLTGFDAQGNPVVNDPAAPSDANVKRIYPRSTFERLWLNHAGGMAYVMAPQP
- a CDS encoding LCP family protein, which produces MRRLAVPVLVVLAGLVALSAPAVPALIRYGALPRQAAGPVTVLLAGVTPRYQENAAVWPWPVAPEDFTFLTDTLILAQLWPGGTANLLSIPRDTWVNLPGQGPGKINGANVKGGPDLLVRAVQELTGVPVDAYVLLSLNAVRALTDAAGGVTLEVPKRMKYDDNAGKLHIDLQPGRQHLNGQQAEGFLRFRKDNLGDIGRVQRQQLYLTALVRRVKNPLNWWRLPAMVGALDQNTKTNLTRAQVGALLGAALSGLKVNTQTLPGTFGEGGTWVADHPALHALVEARFRDPNDPRTLTVAVVNVGAPDGSARRLQAKLEALGYQKVIISNGLRAKGPTTLTGKAAAAVLRDVGSGRVTQEEGLPGADVTVRLGNDVEEQ